The following are from one region of the Falco biarmicus isolate bFalBia1 chromosome 1, bFalBia1.pri, whole genome shotgun sequence genome:
- the SSH1 gene encoding protein phosphatase Slingshot homolog 1 isoform X4 codes for MINLLRCEDRIKLAVRLESVWTDRVRYMVVVYSSGRQDTEENILLGVDFSSKESKSCTIGMVLRLWSDTKIHLDGDGGFSVSTAGRMHIFKPVSVQAMWSALQILHKACEVARRYNYFPGGVALVWATYYESCISSDQSCINEWNAMQDLESTRPDSPALFVDKPTERERTERLIKAKLRSIMMSKDLENVTSKEIRNELEKHMNCNLKEFKEFIDNEMLLILGQMDKPSLIFDHLYLGSEWNASNLEELQGSGIDYILNVTREIDNFFPGLFAYHNIRVYDEETTDLLAHWNEAYHFINKAKKNHSKCLVHCKMGVSRSASTVIAYAMKEFGWSLEKAYNYVKQKRSIARPNAGFMRQLLEYEGILDASKQRHNKLWKQQAESNLPQHTDGTTGSGDFLLESLDIDLENRLADLDMPSQSAYLDNRAGTEVSVGFNYCFRRLSDTLLENKIPSDREGFFQVEELERDALAERTASLVGQPLSAPSEGRLLETTKALETAEPLAELSSFCEKQAKKKLDFSPLKGRIVLGHGDPGEDRVREENPMEKWKRRLSMHKEESRLNRENLNNNNSKRSCPEDFEHDAVFGILSKVKPSYQSCADCMYSSAGLSPDSFGEQCEKLNASTARRSTTICTQPALLSHINSNLADHLPSKAHSEEAIRTKNNEAPLPLSAGTGTLEAGACKSLDQHCSILEKGKDAPKNPVKTLLPRRNSHCDKGLLNAEVVREESLARKDSSATKDLKYLFSKDLEKPSANSYLMQHQESLIQLQKAGLVRKHTKELERLKSLPSDASSLLRESPLSRVDSSIVEESEDLISHHGLVPLLGPAALITEGAANNVEKLEVKCVLEGFPQKTSTPVMCRLEHTSSFTKDFLKTICYTPSSSRSSNLTRSSSSDSIHSVRGKPGLVKQRTQEIETRLRLAGLTVSSPLKRSNSLAKLGCLNLSSEDLSSDMDVSTITDSKEAVSIESSMLCEPQSTLRSADVTSKLAAKPVVGNLKNMLWMGKS; via the exons ATGATCAACCTCCTTCGCTGTGAGGATAGGATCAAACTG GCTGTCCGTTTGGAAAGTGTGTGGACAGACAGAGTCCGGTACATGGTGGTTGTATACAGCAGCGGACGACAGGACACAGAAGAGAATATTTTGCTGGGTGTGGatttctccagcaaggagag TAAAAGCTGCACTATAGGAATGGTTCTTCGTCTGTGGAGTGATACTAAAATCCATCTTGACGGTGATGG CGGCTTCAGCGTGAGCACCGCAGGGAGAATGCACATCTTCAAGCCAGTGTCGGTGCAAGCCATGTG GTCTGCTTTACAGATCCTTCATAAAGCCTGTGAAGTTGCAAGAAGGTATAACTACTTCCCAGGTGGGGTGGCCTTGGTCTGGGCCACATACTATGAAAGCTGCATCAGCTCTGACCAGAGCTGCATCAATGAGTGGAATGCGATGCAAGACCTGGAGTCCACCCGCCCCGACTCTCCAGCCCTGTTTGTTGACAA gcCAACTGAAAGAGAACGAACAGAACGCCTCATTAAAGCCAAACTCCGGAGCATCATGATGAGCAAAGACCTGGAAAATGTGACTTCTAAGGAG ataCGAAATGAGCTGGAGAAACACATGAATTGCAACTTGAAGGAATTCAAGGAATTTATAGACAATGAAATGCTGCTTATCCTGGGTCAGATGGACAAACCGTCTCTGATTTTTGATCATTTATATCTG GGGTCCGAGTGGAATGCATCCAACCttgaggagctgcagggctcGGG cATTGACTACATTTTGAATGTGACCAGGGAAATTGATAATTTTTTCCCTGGTTTGTTTGCCTATCACAACATCCGAGTATATGATGAAGAGACAACAGACCTCCTGGCTCACTGGAATGAGGCGTACCACTTTATAAATAAGGCCAA GAAGAATCACTCCAAGTGCCTGGTGCACTGCAAAATGGGTGTGAGCCGGTCCGCATCAACTGTTATAGCTTATGCCATGAAGGAATTTGGCTGGTCACTGGAAAAGGCCTATAATTACGTCAAGCAAAAACGCAGCATTGCAAGACCGAATGCAGGCTTCATGAGACAGCTTTTGGAATATGAAGGCATTTTAGACGCCAG CAAGCAGCGCCACAATAAGCTGtggaagcagcaggcagagagcaacctgccccagcacacagatGGCACCACGGGGTCGGGTGACTTCTTACTCGAGAGCTTAGACATCGACCTAGAAAACCGCCTGGCTGACCTGGACATGCCTTCCCAGTCAGCGTACCTGGACAACCGAGCCGGCACAGAAGTGTCTGTGGGGTTTAATTACTGCTTCCGTCGCCTGTCGGACACGCTGCTGGAGAACAAGATTCCCAGTGACAGGGAGGGCTTTTTCCAAGTGGAGGAGCTGGAGCGGGATGCGCTTGCGGAGCGCACTGCCTCGCTGGTGGGACAGCCTCTGTCTGCACCTTCAGAGGGAAGGCTGCTGGAGACAACAAAAGCCCTGGAGACAGCAGAGCCGCTGGCAGAGCTAAGCAGTTTCTGCGAGAAGCAGGCAAAGAAGAAACTGGACTTCAGCCCCCTCAAGGGAAGGATAGTGCTGGGCCATGGGGACCCAGGGGAGGACCGTGTCAGGGAGGAAAACCCAATGGAGAAGTGGAAGCGGCGTTTGTCCATGCACAAGGAGGAGAGCAGGCTTAATAGAGAGAActtgaacaacaacaacagcaaaaggagTTGCCCAGAGGATTTTGAG caCGATGCCGTATTTGGGATCCTCAGTAAGGTCAAGCCTTCCTACCAGTCTTGCGCTGACTGCATGTATTCCTCGGCCGGTTTGTCTCCCGACTCCTTTGGGGAGCAGTGCGAAAAGCTGAACGCCAGCACAGCGCGTCGCAGCACCACGATCTGCACGCAACCGGCCCTCCTCTCCCACATCAATTCCAACTTGGCGGACCACCTGCCCAGCAAGGCGCACTCAGAGGAAGCAATTAGAACTAAAAATAATGAGGCTCCGCTTCCTCTGTCGGCAGGAACTGGTACTTTGGAGGCTGGTGCTTGTAAATCACTTGATCAACACTGCAGCATTTTGGAGAAAGGCAAAGATGCACCAAAAAACCCAGTCAAAACTCTGCTGCCCAGGAGAAACTCACACTGTGACAAGGGCCTCCTTAATGCAGAAGTGGTAAGAGAAGAGTCTCTAGCCAGAAAAGACAGCAGTGCTACCAAGGATCTGAAGTACTTGTTCAGCAAAGACTTGGAAAAGCCAAGTGCAAACAGTTACTTGATGCAGCATCAGGAGTCTCTtattcagctgcagaaagcaggctTGGTTAGGAAGCATACCAAAGAGCTGGAGCGGCTGAAAAGCCTGCCCTCCGACGCCTCGTCGCTGCTCAGAGAGAGCCCCCTGAGCAGAGTGGACTCGAGCATCGTGGAGGAAAGCGAGGATTTGATTTCGCATCACGGCCTCGTACCTCTTCTGGGACCAGCAGCGCTGATAACCGAAGGTGCAGCAAACAACGTGGAGAAGTTGGAGGTGAAATGCGTCTTAGAGGGGTTCCCTCAGAAAACCTCCACCCCTGTCATGTGTCGTTTGGAGCACACGAGCAGTTTCACCAAGGACTTCCTGAAGACCATCTGCTacaccccctcctcctcccggAGCTCCAACCTGACGCGGAGCTCCAGCAGTGACAGTATCCACAGCGTGCGGGGCAAGCCCGGCCTGGTGAAGCAGCGAACTCAGGAAATTGAGACCAGGTTGCGGCTGGCTGGCTTGACTGTGTCTTCTCCTCTGAAAAGGTCCAATTCTCTCGCCAAGCTAGGATGTCTTAACTTGTCTTCTGAGGACTTATCAAGTGACATGGATGTATCGACCATAACGGACTCAAAAGAGGCCGTTTCAATCGAGTCTTCCATGCTCTGTGAGCCACAATCCACGCTGAGGAGTGCAGATGTCACCTCCAAACTGGCAGCGAAGCCAGTGGTTGGAAACTTGAAGAACATGCTTTGGATGGGCAAAAGCTGA
- the SSH1 gene encoding protein phosphatase Slingshot homolog 1 isoform X5, with product MALVTLQRSPTPSAASSASTSELEVGSDEERKLNVSLSESFFMVKGAALFLQQGNSSQGQRSLQHPHKHAGDLPQHLQVMINLLRCEDRIKLAVRLESVWTDRVRYMVVVYSSGRQDTEENILLGVDFSSKESKSCTIGMVLRLWSDTKIHLDGDGGFSVSTAGRMHIFKPVSVQAMWSALQILHKACEVARRYNYFPGGVALVWATYYESCISSDQSCINEWNAMQDLESTRPDSPALFVDKPTERERTERLIKAKLRSIMMSKDLENVTSKEIRNELEKHMNCNLKEFKEFIDNEMLLILGQMDKPSLIFDHLYLGSEWNASNLEELQGSGIDYILNVTREIDNFFPGLFAYHNIRVYDEETTDLLAHWNEAYHFINKAKKNHSKCLVHCKMGVSRSASTVIAYAMKEFGWSLEKAYNYVKQKRSIARPNAGFMRQLLEYEGILDASKQRHNKLWKQQAESNLPQHTDGTTGSGDFLLESLDIDLENRLADLDMPSQSAYLDNRAGTEVSVGFNYCFRRLSDTLLENKIPSDREGFFQVEELERDALAERTASLVGQPLSAPSEGRLLETTKALETAEPLAELSSFCEKQAKKKLDFSPLKGRIVLGHGDPGEDRVREENPMEKWKRRLSMHKEESRLNRENLNNNNSKRSCPEDFEHSFI from the exons atGGCGCTGGTCACGCTGCAGCGCTCGCCGACCCCCAGCGCCGCCTCCTCGGCCAGCACCAGCGAG CTGGAGGTTGGCAGTGATGAAGAGCGTAAATTAAATGTAAG CCTAAGCGAGAGCTTTTTCATGGTGAAAGGTGCAGCCCTTTTCTTACAACAAGGAAACAGCTCCCAGGGCCAGCGAAGTCTACAGCATCCTCACAAACATGCAG gTGATTtgccccagcacctccaggtgATGATCAACCTCCTTCGCTGTGAGGATAGGATCAAACTG GCTGTCCGTTTGGAAAGTGTGTGGACAGACAGAGTCCGGTACATGGTGGTTGTATACAGCAGCGGACGACAGGACACAGAAGAGAATATTTTGCTGGGTGTGGatttctccagcaaggagag TAAAAGCTGCACTATAGGAATGGTTCTTCGTCTGTGGAGTGATACTAAAATCCATCTTGACGGTGATGG CGGCTTCAGCGTGAGCACCGCAGGGAGAATGCACATCTTCAAGCCAGTGTCGGTGCAAGCCATGTG GTCTGCTTTACAGATCCTTCATAAAGCCTGTGAAGTTGCAAGAAGGTATAACTACTTCCCAGGTGGGGTGGCCTTGGTCTGGGCCACATACTATGAAAGCTGCATCAGCTCTGACCAGAGCTGCATCAATGAGTGGAATGCGATGCAAGACCTGGAGTCCACCCGCCCCGACTCTCCAGCCCTGTTTGTTGACAA gcCAACTGAAAGAGAACGAACAGAACGCCTCATTAAAGCCAAACTCCGGAGCATCATGATGAGCAAAGACCTGGAAAATGTGACTTCTAAGGAG ataCGAAATGAGCTGGAGAAACACATGAATTGCAACTTGAAGGAATTCAAGGAATTTATAGACAATGAAATGCTGCTTATCCTGGGTCAGATGGACAAACCGTCTCTGATTTTTGATCATTTATATCTG GGGTCCGAGTGGAATGCATCCAACCttgaggagctgcagggctcGGG cATTGACTACATTTTGAATGTGACCAGGGAAATTGATAATTTTTTCCCTGGTTTGTTTGCCTATCACAACATCCGAGTATATGATGAAGAGACAACAGACCTCCTGGCTCACTGGAATGAGGCGTACCACTTTATAAATAAGGCCAA GAAGAATCACTCCAAGTGCCTGGTGCACTGCAAAATGGGTGTGAGCCGGTCCGCATCAACTGTTATAGCTTATGCCATGAAGGAATTTGGCTGGTCACTGGAAAAGGCCTATAATTACGTCAAGCAAAAACGCAGCATTGCAAGACCGAATGCAGGCTTCATGAGACAGCTTTTGGAATATGAAGGCATTTTAGACGCCAG CAAGCAGCGCCACAATAAGCTGtggaagcagcaggcagagagcaacctgccccagcacacagatGGCACCACGGGGTCGGGTGACTTCTTACTCGAGAGCTTAGACATCGACCTAGAAAACCGCCTGGCTGACCTGGACATGCCTTCCCAGTCAGCGTACCTGGACAACCGAGCCGGCACAGAAGTGTCTGTGGGGTTTAATTACTGCTTCCGTCGCCTGTCGGACACGCTGCTGGAGAACAAGATTCCCAGTGACAGGGAGGGCTTTTTCCAAGTGGAGGAGCTGGAGCGGGATGCGCTTGCGGAGCGCACTGCCTCGCTGGTGGGACAGCCTCTGTCTGCACCTTCAGAGGGAAGGCTGCTGGAGACAACAAAAGCCCTGGAGACAGCAGAGCCGCTGGCAGAGCTAAGCAGTTTCTGCGAGAAGCAGGCAAAGAAGAAACTGGACTTCAGCCCCCTCAAGGGAAGGATAGTGCTGGGCCATGGGGACCCAGGGGAGGACCGTGTCAGGGAGGAAAACCCAATGGAGAAGTGGAAGCGGCGTTTGTCCATGCACAAGGAGGAGAGCAGGCTTAATAGAGAGAActtgaacaacaacaacagcaaaaggagTTGCCCAGAGGATTTTGAG CACAGTTTCATTTGA